GATTGATACTGGTTTAGGAATTGATAGCATGAAAAGAATAACAGATCAATTGACAACGAAACCGATTGAAGTAATCACAACGCATGTTCATGTAGATCATATTGGCAGTCATGGAGAATATGACACGATTCATGTTCATGAAAGAGATCAAGACTGGCTCATTCATGGAATTGAGGGTTTGACACTACAACAGATAAGAAAAGATATAGCAAGAGATATTACACTTCCAACCCCGGCAACGTTTAACCCTAAAACATATATGCCATTTCAAGGAATTCCCACCAATATATTGAAGGATGGAGACATTATAGAGTTAGGGAACAGACAGCTAACAATCTATCATACGCCAGGACATTCGCCGGGGCATATCGCCGTATTTGATGAAAAGCAGGGGTATTTATTTACGGGAGATTTATTGTATGATCAAACACCTATCTATGCTTTTTATCCATCAGCAAATCCAGTTGATTTAGTTTCCTCTTTAGAAAAAATTTCTAACATAGATGGGGTGAAGAAGGTGTTTGGCTCTCATAATACATTAGGATTGGATGTATCCATATTACAAGAAGTGAAGCAAGCAGTAACTTATTTACAAAAGCACGATCTTGTAAAGTTTGGAACTGGGGTACATGAATTCAATGGTTTTTGCATACAATTTTAATAAAGATTGTAATGACCGTTTACTTCAGCTCCGTTAACATGCATGTCGGGAGTAATAGCAAATTGCCCGGTTTTCATTTGGACCAAAATCGGGTATACTGTACATAGATAGCCAAATGAATAAAAACCGCCTGGTGCTGGAACACCAAACGGTTTCGTGCATA
This genomic interval from Virgibacillus pantothenticus contains the following:
- a CDS encoding MBL fold metallo-hydrolase; the encoded protein is MLQDAWFTVQQINDDTFAISEYGHWEKVHSFLLIGEDKAALIDTGLGIDSMKRITDQLTTKPIEVITTHVHVDHIGSHGEYDTIHVHERDQDWLIHGIEGLTLQQIRKDIARDITLPTPATFNPKTYMPFQGIPTNILKDGDIIELGNRQLTIYHTPGHSPGHIAVFDEKQGYLFTGDLLYDQTPIYAFYPSANPVDLVSSLEKISNIDGVKKVFGSHNTLGLDVSILQEVKQAVTYLQKHDLVKFGTGVHEFNGFCIQF